The following coding sequences are from one Osmia bicornis bicornis chromosome 2, iOsmBic2.1, whole genome shotgun sequence window:
- the LOC114882485 gene encoding collagen alpha-5(IV) chain-like, translated as MLGRVRAAFFSLVIATSLLQCTQQQGSRQNREVVLNISDDQKSQYLNQDFYSNAYNYGYEISPSGQFHHEVRGPDHITYGCYGYIDPYGKLKTTFYISDGWGYRVVQPGNAVELFLHEHEHHHDESNQENHDDHDDHDHHDHHGVITEWRDLYFPQICRQFDGTGIPPMGGAPSTDGSSSGGTPVRPGQPQYPSRPPEYPAQPGYPGTGGAPGQPGYPGFPGSTGTQPIPQQPGYPGEPGTPGRPGTPGIPGTPPIPPQPGYPGTPGTPGKPGTPGIPGTPPIHPQPGYPGTPGTPGTPGTPGIPGTPPIPPQQGHPGTPGTPGTPGTPGIPGTPPIPPQPAHPGTPGTPGRPSTPGIPGTPPIIHPQPGYPGTPGTPGTPGTPGIPGTPPIPPQPGHPGTPGTPGRPGTPGIPGTPPIHPQPGYPGTPGTSGTPGTPGIPGTPPIPPQPGHPGTPGTPGRPGTPGRPGTPGIPGTPPIHPQPGYPGTPGTPGRPDRPGIPGTPPIHPQPGYPGTPGTPGIPGTPPIHPQPGYPGSPGTPGTPGTPGIPGTPPIPQQPGHPGTPGTPGRPSTPGIPGTPPIHPQPGYPGTPGTPGTPGTPGIPGTPPIHPQPGYPGTPGTPGTPGTPGIPGSPPIPPQPGHPGTPGTPGIPGTPPMHPQPGYPGTPGTPGTPGTPGIPGTPPIPAQPGHPGTPPIPPQPGNPGTPGTPGRPGTPGIPGTPPIHPQPGYPGTPGTPGRPGTPGIPGTPPIHPQPGYPGTPGTPGTPGTPGIPGTPPIPPQPGHPGTPPIPPQPGHPGTPGTPGRPGTPGIPGTPPIHPQPGYPGTPGTPGTPGTPGIPGTPPIPPQPGHPGTPPIPPQPGHPGTPGTPGRPGTPGIPGIPPIHPQPGYPGTPGIPGRPGTPGIPGRPGTPGIPGTPPIHPQPGYPGTPGTPGTPGTPGIPGTQPIHPQPGYPGTPGTPGRPGTPGIPGTQPIHPQPGYPGTPGTPGTPGTPGIPGTPPIPPQPGYPGTPGTPGTPGTPGIPGTPPIPPQPGHPGTPGTPGRPGTPGIPGTQPIHPQPGYPGTPGIPGRPGTPGIPGTPPIHPQPGYPGTPGTPGTPGTPGIPGTPPIPPQPGHPGTPGTPGRPGTPGIPGTPPIHPQPGYPGTPGTPGRPGTPGIPGTPPIHPQPGYPGTPGTPGRPGTPGTPGTPPIIHPQPEYPDTPGTPGTPGTPPIPPQPGHPGTPGTPGIPGIPSTPPQPGTPGRPGKPGKPGKPVHPGVPGHPGTPGYPGHPGISQPAPTHPGYPGTPGTPGTPGTPGIPGTPPTPPQHGTPGRPGKPSKPGKPGKPVHPGIHGHPSTPGYPGHPGTSQPGHPPIPAQPGYPGTPGTPGSPGTPGTPGTPPIPPQPGYPGTPGTPGSPGTPGIPGTPPIPAQPGYPGTPGTPGSPGTPGIPGTPPIPAQPGYPGTPGTPGTSQPGHSPIPPHHGYPGTPGTPGTPGTPGIPGIPSTPPQPGTPGRPGKPGKPGKPVHPGVPGHPGTPGYPGHPGTSQPGHPPIPAQPGYPGTPGTPGRPGTPGIPGTPPIHPQPGYPGTPGTPGRPGTPGIPGTPPIPAQPGYPGTPGTPGRPGTPGIPGTPPIPPQPGYPGTPGTPGRPGTPGIPGTPPIPAQPGYPGTPGTPGRPGTPGIPGTPPIPPQPGYPGTPGTPGTSQPGHPPYPGYPTPPDGGVGGVGPDGPNGPWPNGPDGPQGPGGPEGPGGPEGPGGPIGGVGGVGGVGGEGGVGPDGPDGPWPTGSPGPDGPWPGDPDYVPGAKPTSRPRYDGPIKVQYPLKYYESTTPTTRHFDQPFYGNYGQKQVERLTSHSKVESEYTKNESSNENYEKRVESTAVEYPTKINSPFGVKDTQFQDQYGKFGYHSSQLNQNADEVNSLLEMQRKEPQKYSGQDNRGNYGGAKKIDRPQVSYNSKYFGQEKYQESSREDRKYSQQVTKVSQPIPYIPIVQVETNKSTKEDQSNVKFHSPNGSNAALIKQVNELSEIPLEPNSGFAAIGVQPPTNTKPYQQSVGPDPQTCPCYLLDMANGTATTTSTTSIPLIGQLGFIPVVFVPYCPGSDQTDSENMKDMFPSATPIPYACDACNSLSGKVETKLLSVNQLGSIENLRDALRQAKLGFLNVSVRDRKERRRAKSRNAK; from the exons GTGATTGCCACATCGCTGTTGCAATGCACTCAGCAGCAAGGAAGCAGGCAGAACAGAGAAGTGGTGTTAAACATCAGTGATGATCAAAAGAGTCAATATTTGAATCAAGATTTCTATTCCA ATGCATACAATTACGGTTACGAAATTAGTCCCAGTGGACAATTCCATCATGAAGTACGTGGACCAGATCACATCACTTATGGATGCTACGGATACATAGATCCATATGGGAAATTAAAAACAACTTTCTACATAAGTGACGGATGGGGATACCGTGTCGTACAACCAGGCAACGCGGTAGAACTATTCCTTCATGAACATGAACATCATCATGATGAATCGAATCAAGAAAATCACGATGATCACGATGACCATGATCATCACGATCATCATGGTGTAATTACGGAATGGAGAGACCTATATTTCCCGCAAATTTGTAGACAATTCGATGGCACCGGTATACCTCCGATGGGCGGTg CTCCTAGCACAGATGGTTCAAGCAGTGGAGGAACTCCAGTAAGACCAGGACAACCACAATATCCATCCCGACCCCCGGAATATCCTGCCCAACCCG GATATCCTGGCACGGGAGGAGCACCTGGACAGCCTGGATACCCTGGCTTTCCAGGAAGCACAGGAACGCAACCTATACCACAACAGCCCGGATATCCTGGCGAACCTGGCACGCCGGGTAGACCTGGTACACCAGGAATTCCTGGAACTCCACCAATACCACCTCAACCTGGATATCCTGGTACCCCTGGAACACCGGGCAAACCCGGTACACCGGGCATACCTGGAACTCCACCAATACATCCTCAACCTGGATATCCTGGTACACCTGGCACTCCGGGTACGCCAGGAACACCAGGAATACCTGGAACCCCCCCAATCCCACCGCAACAAGGACATCCTGGGACTCCTGGAACTCCGGGTACGCCGGGAACACCAGGAATACCTGGAACCCCTCCAATTCCACCCCAACCGGCACACCCTGGTACCCCTGGCACACCAGGTAGACCCAGTACACCAGGCATACCTGGAACTCCACCAATAATACATCCTCAACCTGGATATCCTGGTACCCCTGGCACACCGGGTACGCCCGGAACACCAGGAATACCTGGAACCCCTCCAATTCCACCCCAACCGGGACATCCTGGTACCCCTGGCACACCAGGTAGACCCGGTACACCAGGCATACCTGGAACTCCACCAATACATCCTCAACCTGGATATCCTGGTACCCCTGGCACATCGGGTACGCCCGGAACACCAGGAATACCTGGAACCCCTCCAATTCCACCCCAACCGGGACATCCTGGTACCCCTGGCACACCAGGTAGACCCGGCACACCAGGTAGACCCGGTACACCAGGCATACCTGGAACTCCACCAATACATCCTCAACCTGGATATCCTGGAACCCCTGGCACACCGGGTAGACCCGATAGACCAGGCATACCTGGAACTCCACCAATACATCCTCAACCTGGATATCCTGGTACCCCTGGAACACCGGGCATACCTGGAACTCCACCAATACATCCGCAACCTGGATATCCTGGTAGCCCTGGCACCCCAGGTACGCCCGGAACACCAGGGATACCTGGAACCCCTCCAATTCCACAACAACCGGGACATCCTGGCACCCCTGGCACACCAGGTAGACCCAGTACACCAGGCATACCTGGAACTCCACCAATACATCCGCAACCTGGATATCCTGGTACCCCTGGCACCCCGGGTACGCCCGGAACACCAGGCATACCTGGAACTCCACCAATACATCCGCAACCTGGATATCCTGGTACCCCTGGCACACCGGGTACGCCCGGAACACCAGGAATACCTGGAAGCCCTCCAATTCCACCCCAACCGGGACATCCTGGTACCCCTGGAACACCAGGCATACCTGGAACTCCACCAATGCATCCGCAACCTGGATATCCTGGTACCCCTGGCACACCGGGTACGCCCGGAACACCAGGCATACCTGGAACTCCACCAATTCCAGCCCAACCGGGACATCCTGGTACCCCTCCAATTCCACCACAACCGGGAAATCCTGGTACCCCTGGCACACCGGGTAGACCCGGTACACCAGGCATACCTGGAACTCCACCAATACATCCGCAACCTGGATATCCTGGTACCCCTGGCACACCGGGTAGACCCGGTACACCAGGCATACCTGGAACTCCACCAATACATCCGCAACCTGGATATCCTGGTACCCCTGGCACACCGGGTACGCCCGGAACACCAGGAATACCTGGAACCCCTCCAATTCCACCCCAACCGGGACATCCTGGTACCCCTCCAATTCCACCACAACCGGGACATCCTGGTACCCCTGGCACACCGGGTAGACCCGGTACACCGGGCATACCTGGAACTCCACCAATACATCCTCAACCTGGATATCCTGGTACCCCTGGCACACCGGGTACGCCCGGAACACCAGGAATACCTGGAACCCCTCCAATTCCACCCCAACCGGGACATCCTGGTACCCCTCCAATTCCACCTCAACCGGGACATCCTGGTACCCCTGGCACACCAGGTAGACCCGGTACACCAGGCATACCTGGAATTCCACCAATACACCCTCAACCTGGATATCCAGGTACCCCTGGCATACCGGGTAGACCCGGTACACCGGGCATACCGGGTAGACCCGGTACACCGGGCATACCTGGAACTCCACCAATACATCCTCAACCTGGATATCCTGGTACCCCTGGCACACCGGGTACGCCCGGAACACCAGGCATACCTGGAACTCAACCAATACATCCGCAACCTGGATATCCTGGTACCCCTGGCACACCGGGTAGACCCGGTACACCAGGCATACCTGGAACTCAACCAATACATCCGCAACCTGGATATCCTGGTACCCCTGGCACACCGGGTACGCCCGGAACACCAGGAATACCTGGAACCCCTCCAATTCCACCTCAACCTGGATATCCTGGTACCCCTGGCACACCGGGTACGCCCGGAACACCAGGAATACCTGGAACCCCTCCAATTCCACCTCAACCGGGACATCCTGGTACCCCTGGCACACCAGGTAGACCCGGAACACCAGGAATACCTGGAACTCAACCAATACACCCTCAACCTGGATATCCTGGTACCCCGGGCATACCGGGTAGACCCGGTACACCAGGCATACCTGGAACTCCACCAATACATCCGCAACCTGGATATCCTGGTACCCCTGGAACACCGGGTACGCCCGGAACACCAGGAATACCTGGAACCCCTCCAATTCCACCCCAACCGGGACATCCTGGTACCCCTGGCACACCGGGTAGACCCGGTACACCGGGCATACCTGGAACTCCACCAATACATCCTCAACCTGGATATCCTGGTACCCCTGGCACACCGGGTAGACCCGGTACACCAGGCATACCTGGAACTCCACCAATACATCCGCAACCTGGATATCCTGGTACCCCTGGCACACCAGGTAGACCCGGTACACCAGGCACACCTGGAACACCACCAATAATACATCCTCAACCTGAATATCCTGATACCCCTGGCACTCCGGGTACACCTGGAACCCCTCCAATTCCACCTCAACCGGGACATCCTGGTACCCCTGGCACACCAGGTATACCCGGAATACCATCCACACCGCCACAACCTGGAACTCCTGGTAGACCGGGTAAACCGGGTAAACCAGGTAAGCCCGTTCACCCTGGTGTACCCGGACACCCCGGTACTCCTGGGTACCCGGGCCACCCTGGTATTTCTCAACCAG CCCCTACTCATCCTGGATATCCTGGCACCCCTGGCACGCCAGGCACGCCCGGAACGCCAGGTATACCCGGAACACCACCCACACCCCCACAACATGGAACTCCTGGTAGACCAGGTAAACCAAGTAAACCAGGTAAACCAGGTAAGCCTGTTCACCCTGGTATTCACGGACATCCCAGTACTCCCGGATACCCTGGCCACCCTGGTACTTCTCAACCGG GTCATCCACCAATACCTGCTCAACCTGGATATCCTGGTACCCCGGGCACACCCGGTAGTCCCGGAACACCAGGCACACCTGGTACTCCACCAATACCACCTCAACCAGGATATCCTGGTACCCCAGGCACACCCGGTAGTCCCGGTACACCAGGCATACCTGGAACTCCTCCAATACCTGCTCAACCAGGATATCCTGGTACCCCAGGCACACCCGGTAGTCCCGGTACACCAGGCATACCTGGAACTCCACCAATACCAGCTCAACCTGGATATCCTGGTACTCCTGGCACTCCGGGTACTTCACAACCAG GTCATTCTCCAATCCCACCTCATCATGGATATCCTGGCACCCCTGGGACGCCAGGCACCCCTGGCACACCAGGTATACCCGGAATACCATCCACACCGCCACAACCTGGAACTCCTGGTAGACCGGGTAAACCGGGTAAACCAGGTAAGCCCGTTCACCCTGGTGTACCCGGACACCCCGGTACTCCTGGATACCCTGGCCACCCTGGTACTTCTCAACCGG GTCATCCTCCAATACCTGCTCAACCCGGATATCCTGGTACCCCTGGCACACCGGGTAGACCCGGTACACCAGGCATACCTGGAACTCCACCAATACATCCGCAACCTGGATATCCTGGTACCCCTGGCACACCAGGTAGACCAGGTACACCAGGCATACCTGGAACTCCACCAATACCAGCTCAACCTGGATATCCTGGTACCCCTGGCACACCAGGTAGACCCGGTACACCAGGCATACCTGGAACTCCACCAATACCACCTCAACCTGGATATCCTGGTACCCCTGGCACACCAGGTAGACCAGGTACACCAGGCATACCTGGAACTCCACCAATACCAGCTCAACCTGGATATCCTGGTACCCCTGGCACACCAGGTAGACCCGGTACACCAGGCATACCTGGAACTCCGCCAATACCACCTCAACCTGGATATCCTGGTACTCCTGGCACTCCGGGTACTTCACAACCAG gtCATCCTCCATATCCTGGATATCCAACTCCTCCAGATGGTGGTGTAGGCGGTGTCGGACCTGATGGCCCCAACGGCCCATGGCCCAATGGTCCTGATGGTCCTCAAGGCCCGGGTGGACCTGAAGGTCCTGGAGGTCCTGAAGGACCCGGAGGCCCCATCGGTGGTGTTGGAGGAGTCGGAGGCGTAGGTGGCGAAGGAGGAGTTGGCCCTGATGGTCCAGATGGTCCATGGCCAACAGGCTCTCCTGGTCCCGATGGACCATGGCCTGGTGACCCAGACTACGTACCCGGAGCGAAACCAACATCACGTCCAAGATATGATGGACCAATCAAAGTGCAATACCCTCTAAAATACTATGAATCCACTACACCGACTACTCGACACTTTGACCAACCATTCTACGGTAACTATGGACAGAAGCAAGTCGAACGACTGACTTCTCACTCCAAAGTAGAATCAGAATACACTAAAAACGAATCTTCGAATGAGAACTACGAGAAGAGAGTCGAATCCACAGCTGTCGAGTACCCGACCAAGATAAACAGTCCGTTTGGTGTGAAAGACACACAGTTTCAAGATCAATACGGAAAGTTCGGTTATCATTCAAGTCAATTGAATCAGAATGCGGATGAGGTGAACTCTCTTTTAGAAATGCAACGAAAGGAGCCCCAGAAGTACTCCGGGCAAGATAACAGAGGCAACTACGGCGGCGCGAAGAAGATAGATAGGCCTCAGGTATCTTACAACTCAAAGTATTTCGGTCAAGAGAAATACCAAGAAAGTTCTCGCGAGGATCGTAAATACTCTCAGCAGGTTACCAAAGTGAGCCAGCCTATTCCCTACATTCCTATCGTTCAGGTAGAGACGAACAAGTCTACCAAGGAGGATCAGTCCAATGTAAAGTTTCACTCTCCAAACGGAAGCAATGCCGCGCTAATTAAACAGGTAAACGAATTGTCTGAGATCCCGTTAGAGCCGAATTCCGGGTTCGCCGCTATAGGAGTTCAACCTCCGACCAACACGAAACCCTATCAGCAATCAGTAGGGCCAGACCCGCAAACCTGTCCCTGTTACCTGCTCGATATGGCGAACGGTACCGCAACCACTACAAGCACCACATCCATTCCTCTCATTGGTCAGCTTGGCTTCATTCCCGTGGTATTCGTACCATACTGTCCGGGTAGCGACCAGACGGACAGCGAAAACATGAAAGACATGTTCCCATCTGCAACGCCTATTCCATACGCATGCGACGCGTGCAACTCGCTGAGCGGAAAAGTCGAAACGAAGCTTCTCAGCGTGAATCAGCTTGGCAGTATAGAGAATCTAAGGGATGCTTTGCGACAGGCGAAACTTGGCTTTTTGAATGTTTCAGTTCGGGATCGAAAGGAGAGGCGAAGAGCGAAGAGCCGGAACGCGAAATGA
- the LOC114874775 gene encoding prisilkin-39-like, whose protein sequence is MQHLRLFQVLTVACLFALGRGAIESSETKLTTKLIPLNSPSYKDADKDLTAAASDRTPLITAFHISKEYGQPGGYVGGVPYGSYLGTGSSIYGPGTAYRGTGLSPGYVNPGYRGYSVGGPGIIGGGHIGFGYYGNSGYNPGYGGGYGSGYGGYNGYGGYGSGLGGYGGYSNSYTPGTYGSGVYDDGSYGYGTRGGYGRYGGLDGYGYGTGYNGYGGSNYGSSYNVRNSYDPSSYRSGSYAGYPSGYRGYS, encoded by the exons TTTCAGGTATTAACAGTTGCCTGTTTGTTTGCGCTCGGCAGGGGTGCCATCGAATCGTCAGAAACAAAGCTGACTACTAAATTAATCCCGCTGAACAGCCCTTCCTACAAGGATGCTGACAAAGATTTAACAGCGGCTGCGAGTGATCGAA CTCCCTTGATTACAGCGTTCCATATTAGCAAGGAATACGGCCAGCCAGGTGGCTACGTCGGTGGTGTACCTTACGGGAGTTACTTGGGAACTGGAAGTTCGATTTACGGTCCTGGTACAGCATACCGTGGAACAGGATTGAGCCCGGGATACGTGAATCCAGGCTACAGAGGATATTCAGTGGGTGGACCTGGAATTATCGGGGGCGGCCATATAGG GTTCGGCTATTACGGTAACTCCGGGTACAATCCGGGGTATGGAGGTGGCTACGGGTCTGGTTATGGCGGATACAACGGCTATGGTGGCTACGGAAGTGGATTAGGGGGTTATGGTGGTTACAGTAACAGCTATACTCCAGGAACTTACGGTTCAGGCGTCTACGATGATGGATCCTATGGATACGGTACACGTGGTGGGTATGGTCGTTACGGTGGATTAGATGGTTATGGGTATGGAACGGGATACAATGGTTATGGAGGTTCGAATTATGGATCCTCGTACAACGTAAGAAATAGCTATGATCCTTCTAGCTATCGCAGTGGTAGTTATGCTGGTTATCCATCAGGGTATAGGGGTTATTCTTAA